From Xenopus laevis strain J_2021 chromosome 7L, Xenopus_laevis_v10.1, whole genome shotgun sequence, one genomic window encodes:
- the btg5.2.L gene encoding protein BTG3: MQEEVKLGASYIVRLLNRHQKLDSEQVERFTETLTNLLCDKFEGHWYPDTPQKGQAYRCIRIEQSHPVDDTVLQACIQSGLRCSQLALPRDMSLWIDPKEVSCRLGESCRPFIVKAPEDQKIPKSQSPDKLDLETSDYHSDTSVTPSESSSEDEEQGGKKKTTSASQVVPKKMGTQFYYSPTPASPVYYQYPRNTLSLIPAFQPVTLYYYIPKPPKVYPSGKSKGYQQKWKPTRTPLQSTA, from the exons ATGCAGGAGGAGGTGAAGTTGGGGGCATCTTACATTGTAAGGCTGCTGAACCGACACCAGAAGCTGGACAGTGAGCAAGTGGAAAGGTTCACCGAGACTCTCACCAATTTGctttgtgacaagtttgaaggaCACTGGTACCCAGACACCCCACAGAAGGGCCAGGCATACAG ATGCATCCGGATAGAACAGAGCCACCCTGTGGATGATACGGTATTACAGGCCTGTATACAGAGTGGCCTACGATGCTCTCAGCTTGCTCTGCCGAGAGACATGTCCCTCTGGATCGACCCCAAAGAGGTCAGCTGCCG GCTGGGGGAGAGCTGCCGCCCATTTATCGTGAAAGCCCCAGAAGACCAGAAGATCCCTAAATCCCAGTCCCCGGACAAACTGGACCTGGAGACGTCGGACTATCATTCAGACACATCAGTCACTCCATCGGAGAGCTCCAGCGAGGATGAGGAACAAGGAGGCAAAAAAAAGACTACGAGCGCTTCCCAAGTAGTCCCTAAAAAGATG GGCACCCAATTCTATTACAGCCCCACTCCAGCATCCCCCGTTTACTACCAGTACCCCAGGAATACACTGAGCCTCATCCCTGCCTTTCAGCCCGTCACCTTGTATTATTACATCCCGAAACCCCCAAAGGTTTATCCCAGCGGGAAGTCCAAAGGATACCAACAAAAATGGAAACCCACCAGGACTCCCCTGCAAAGCACCGCCTGA